The following coding sequences are from one Enterococcus sp. 4G2_DIV0659 window:
- the recA gene encoding recombinase RecA, producing the protein MADDRKVALDAALKKIEKNFGKGSVMKLGEKIDQQISTIPSGSLALDVALGVGGYPRGRIIEVYGPESSGKTTVALHAIASVQQQGGTAAFIDAEHALDPQYAQALGVNIDELLLSQPDTGEQGLEIADALVSSGAIDIVVIDSVAALVPRAEIDGEMGASHVGLQARLMSQALRKLSGSINKTKTIAIFINQIREKVGVMFGNPETTPGGRALKFYATVRLEVRRAEQLKQGTDIIGNRTKIKVVKNKVAPPFKVAEVDIMYGQGISQEGELLDMAVEKDIVDKSGAWYSYKEERIGQGRENVKVYMTEHPEMVEEVSKRVRDAYGIGDGTTVVEVEEGQEELPLDEE; encoded by the coding sequence TTGGCAGATGATCGTAAAGTGGCCTTAGATGCCGCATTAAAAAAAATCGAAAAGAACTTTGGTAAAGGTTCAGTAATGAAATTAGGGGAGAAGATTGATCAGCAGATCTCGACTATCCCAAGTGGTTCTTTAGCATTGGACGTTGCATTAGGTGTAGGTGGTTATCCAAGAGGACGGATCATCGAAGTATATGGCCCAGAAAGTTCTGGTAAAACAACAGTTGCGTTACACGCGATTGCTTCTGTACAGCAACAAGGCGGAACCGCAGCATTTATTGATGCAGAACATGCCTTAGATCCTCAGTATGCACAGGCATTAGGTGTAAACATCGATGAACTTTTACTTTCCCAACCAGATACTGGTGAACAAGGATTAGAGATTGCAGATGCGTTGGTTTCCAGTGGCGCGATTGACATAGTCGTTATTGACTCTGTAGCGGCTCTAGTGCCTCGCGCAGAGATTGATGGTGAGATGGGTGCCAGTCACGTTGGGCTGCAAGCACGCTTGATGTCACAAGCTTTACGTAAGCTTTCTGGTTCAATCAATAAGACGAAGACGATTGCGATTTTCATCAACCAAATTCGTGAAAAAGTCGGCGTTATGTTCGGTAATCCAGAGACGACACCTGGGGGACGTGCATTGAAGTTCTATGCAACTGTTCGTTTAGAAGTAAGACGAGCAGAACAATTGAAGCAAGGCACAGATATTATTGGTAACCGCACAAAAATTAAAGTAGTCAAAAATAAAGTGGCTCCGCCATTTAAAGTTGCCGAAGTAGATATTATGTACGGTCAAGGGATTTCTCAAGAAGGCGAACTCCTTGACATGGCTGTCGAAAAAGACATTGTTGACAAGAGCGGTGCATGGTATAGCTATAAAGAAGAACGAATCGGTCAAGGACGCGAGAATGTGAAAGTCTACATGACGGAACATCCAGAAATGGTCGAAGAAGTGTCTAAACGTGTTCGTGACGCATATGGCATTGGTGATGGAACAACAGTTGTTGAAGTTGAAGAAGGACAAGAAGAACTTCCTCTTGATGAGGAGTAA